A single genomic interval of Lepidochelys kempii isolate rLepKem1 chromosome 13, rLepKem1.hap2, whole genome shotgun sequence harbors:
- the LOC140897086 gene encoding LOW QUALITY PROTEIN: olfactory receptor 6M1-like (The sequence of the model RefSeq protein was modified relative to this genomic sequence to represent the inferred CDS: substituted 1 base at 1 genomic stop codon), with product MEEANETTVAEFMLLGFSGVRDKRQMFLFFVLLLTYLVTLTGNSLIIFIVWVDHRLHTPMYFFISNLSFLEIWFTSVTNPKMLLNFLSDSKTISFLACMAQSYFYFALGAVEFILLMVMSFDRYVAICHPLXYAAIMKQRLCIQLVFVFWVGGFLVISLRMVLVYQLRFCGPNLINHFFCDSTPLFQLSCTNTQLIKRVDSILQPSIVLTSLCLTMISYASIFYSILRIPSATGRQKAFATCASPLNVVVMAYGSCFVLYVRPTGYLSLEINKGVALVNTVVYPFLNSFICSLRNKSVKLALRVAFSHNRTKLFPKLCCAS from the coding sequence ATGGAGGAAGCAAATGAAACCACAGTGGCTGAATTCATGCTCTTGGGGTTTTCCGGAGTTCGTGACAAACGCCAGATGTTTCTCTTCTTTGTTCTTTTACTGACCTACTTGGTCACACTAACCGGGAACTCATTAATCATTTTCATAGTGTGGGTGGATCACCGACTCCACACACCCATGTACTTTTTCATCAGCAATCTGTCCTTCTTGGAGATCTGGTTCACCTCGGTCACAAACCCCAAGATGCTGTTGAACTTTCTCTCAGACAGCAAAACCATCTCATTCCTTGCCTGCATGGCCCAATCCTACTTCTATTTCgccctgggagctgtggagttcaTCCTTCTCATGGTCATGTCCTTTGACCGCTATGTTGCCATCTGCCACCCGTTGTGATATGCTGCCATCATGAAACAGAGACTCTGCATTCaactagtttttgttttttgggtgggAGGTTTCCTGGTTATAAGTTTACGGATGGTCCTGGTGTACCAGCTGAGATTCTGTGGCCCAAATTTGATCAACCATTTCTTTTGTGACAGCACCCCCCTTTTCCAACTCTCCTGCACCAATACCCAACTAATTAAGAGGGTAGATTCCATTTTGCAGCCATCCATAGTGTTGACTTCATTATGTTTAACCATGATCTCATACGCTTCCATCTTCTACTCTATCCTGAGAATCCCATCTGCCACTGGGAGGCAGAAAGCCTTTGCCACCTGCGCTTCCCCTCTAAATGTTGTAGTGATGGCCTATGGAAGCTGCTTTGTTTTGTATGTCAGGCCCACAGGATACTTATCTCTGgaaatcaacaaaggggtggcTCTGGTGAACACTGTAGTGTACCCATTCCTCAACTCCTTCATCTGTAGCCTCAGAAACAAGAGTGTTAAACTTGCCCTAAGAGTTGCTTTCAGTCATAACAGGACAAAGTTGTTCCCCAAGTTGTGTTGTGCTTCTTGA